A stretch of Bacillus pseudomycoides DNA encodes these proteins:
- the purF gene encoding amidophosphoribosyltransferase: MLAEIKGLNEECGVFGIWGHENAAQVTYYGLHSLQHRGQEGAGIVVNNGEKIVGHKGLGLVSEVFSRGELEGLNGKSAIGHVRYATAGGSEVANVQPLLFRFSDHSMALAHNGNLINAKMLRRELEAEGSIFQTSSDTEVLLHLIKRNTKGSLIESVKDALNKVKGAFAYLLLTGNEMIVALDPNGFRPLSIGKMGDAYVVASETCAFDVVGATYIRDVEPGELLIINDEGIQVDRFTNEVDHAICSMEYIYFARPDSNIAGINVHAARKNMGKRLAMEAPIEADVVTGVPDSSISAAIGYAEATGIPYELGLIKNRYVGRTFIQPSQELREQGVKMKLSAVRGVVEGKRVVMIDDSIVRGTTSKRIVRMLREAGATEVHVRIASPPLKYPCFYGIDIQTRKELIAANNSVEEIRQIIGADSLTFLSEDGLVDAIGRPYEGKYGGLCMAYFNGDYPTALYDYEQELLESMK; this comes from the coding sequence ATGCTTGCTGAAATAAAGGGGTTAAATGAAGAATGTGGCGTTTTCGGAATTTGGGGGCATGAAAATGCAGCACAAGTTACGTACTACGGATTGCATAGTTTGCAGCACCGTGGACAAGAAGGCGCGGGCATTGTTGTCAATAACGGGGAGAAAATTGTTGGCCATAAGGGGTTAGGTTTAGTATCAGAAGTGTTTTCAAGAGGTGAGCTAGAAGGCTTAAATGGAAAATCAGCAATTGGACACGTGCGCTATGCGACAGCAGGCGGAAGTGAAGTAGCAAATGTGCAACCATTACTATTCCGTTTCTCTGATCATAGTATGGCGTTAGCTCACAACGGAAATTTAATTAACGCAAAAATGCTTCGCCGTGAATTAGAGGCAGAAGGAAGTATTTTTCAAACAAGTTCAGATACAGAAGTACTGCTTCATTTAATTAAACGCAATACAAAAGGTTCACTAATCGAGAGCGTAAAAGATGCTTTGAACAAAGTAAAAGGCGCATTTGCGTATCTTTTACTAACAGGAAACGAAATGATTGTTGCACTAGATCCGAATGGATTCCGACCACTTTCAATTGGGAAAATGGGAGATGCGTATGTCGTAGCATCTGAAACATGTGCTTTTGATGTAGTTGGTGCAACATACATTCGTGATGTAGAACCTGGAGAACTACTTATCATTAATGATGAGGGGATTCAAGTAGATCGTTTTACAAACGAAGTAGATCATGCAATTTGTAGTATGGAATACATTTACTTTGCTCGTCCAGATTCTAATATTGCTGGCATTAACGTTCATGCAGCACGTAAAAATATGGGAAAACGTTTAGCGATGGAAGCTCCAATTGAAGCAGATGTTGTAACAGGTGTTCCAGACTCTAGTATTTCGGCAGCGATCGGTTATGCAGAAGCAACAGGAATTCCATACGAATTAGGATTAATTAAAAATCGTTACGTTGGTCGTACCTTTATCCAACCTTCTCAAGAATTGCGTGAGCAAGGGGTAAAAATGAAGCTTTCAGCAGTACGAGGCGTGGTTGAAGGAAAGCGTGTTGTAATGATTGACGATTCCATTGTACGAGGAACAACAAGTAAACGTATTGTGCGCATGCTTCGTGAGGCAGGAGCGACAGAAGTACATGTGAGAATTGCTTCTCCGCCACTTAAGTATCCATGTTTCTATGGAATTGATATTCAAACGAGAAAAGAATTAATTGCAGCAAATAACTCTGTAGAAGAAATACGTCAAATCATCGGTGCAGATTCTTTAACATTTTTAAGTGAAGATGGCTTAGTAGATGCAATTGGACGTCCATATGAAGGGAAATACGGCGGCTTATGTATGGCTTACTTTAATGGAGATTATCCAACAGCTCTTTATGATTATGAGCAAGAGCTTTTAGAAAGTATGAAATAA
- the purE gene encoding 5-(carboxyamino)imidazole ribonucleotide mutase, which translates to MKSLVGIIMGSTSDWETMKYACDILDELHIPYEKKVVSAHRTPDYMFEYAETARERGLKVIIAGAGGAAHLPGMVAAKTNLPVIGVPVQSKALNGLDSLLSIVQMPGGVPVATVAIGKAGATNAGLLAAQILGSFHDDIHDALELRREAIEKNVREGSELI; encoded by the coding sequence ATGAAATCACTAGTTGGAATCATAATGGGAAGCACGTCAGACTGGGAAACAATGAAATATGCTTGTGACATTTTAGATGAATTACACATTCCGTATGAGAAGAAAGTTGTATCCGCTCATCGGACTCCAGATTATATGTTTGAATATGCAGAAACAGCTCGTGAACGTGGATTAAAAGTTATTATTGCTGGAGCTGGAGGAGCCGCTCATTTACCAGGGATGGTTGCAGCGAAGACAAATCTTCCTGTAATCGGTGTTCCTGTTCAATCAAAAGCGTTAAATGGTTTAGATTCGTTACTGTCTATCGTTCAGATGCCAGGAGGAGTTCCAGTTGCAACGGTTGCGATTGGTAAGGCTGGTGCAACAAATGCAGGACTACTTGCAGCACAAATACTTGGATCATTTCATGATGACATACATGATGCATTAGAATTGAGACGAGAAGCAATTGAGAAAAATGTGCGTGAAGGTAGTGAGCTGATATGA
- the purS gene encoding phosphoribosylformylglycinamidine synthase subunit PurS, with amino-acid sequence MYKVKVYVTLRESVLDPQGTAVKGALHSLSFTEVQDVRIGKYMELTIDKSVTDLDSKVKEMCEKLLANVVMEDFRYEVEEVVAQ; translated from the coding sequence ATGTATAAAGTTAAGGTATATGTAACATTAAGAGAGAGCGTATTAGATCCACAAGGAACAGCAGTGAAAGGTGCTCTTCACAGTCTTTCCTTCACAGAAGTACAAGATGTCCGCATCGGTAAATATATGGAGTTAACAATCGATAAATCAGTAACTGATCTGGATAGCAAGGTAAAAGAAATGTGTGAAAAGCTATTAGCGAACGTAGTAATGGAAGATTTCCGTTACGAAGTTGAGGAGGTTGTCGCACAGTGA
- the purB gene encoding adenylosuccinate lyase — translation MISRYTRPEMGAIWTEENKFKAWLEVEILACEAWAELGDIPKEDVKKIREHASFDMERIYEIEKETRHDVVAFTRAVSETPALGEERKWVHYGLTSTDVVDTALSYILKQANDILLNDLENFITILANKAKEHKYTIMMGRTHGVHAEPTTFGLKLGLWYEEMKRNLERFKQAADTVRVGKLSGAVGTYANINPFVEKYVCENLGLEAAPISTQTLQRDRHAHYMSTLALIATSIEKMAVEIRGLQKSETREVEESFAKGQKGSSAMPHKRNPIGSENMTGLARVIRGYMMTSYENVPLWHERDISHSSAERIILPDVTIALNYMLNRFGNIVKNLTVFPENMKRNMQRTYGLIYSQRVMLTLIDKGMVREEAYDIVQPKAMEAWETQVQFKELVEADERITSKLTQEEINECFNYEHHLQHVDTIFERLGLN, via the coding sequence ATGATTAGTCGTTATACACGCCCTGAGATGGGTGCGATTTGGACGGAAGAAAACAAATTTAAAGCATGGTTAGAAGTTGAAATTTTGGCATGTGAAGCATGGGCTGAACTTGGTGATATCCCAAAAGAAGATGTGAAAAAAATTCGTGAACATGCATCATTCGATATGGAGCGTATTTATGAGATTGAAAAAGAAACACGTCATGATGTAGTTGCTTTCACTCGTGCTGTATCAGAAACACCAGCATTAGGTGAAGAACGCAAATGGGTTCATTATGGTCTAACATCTACAGACGTAGTAGATACAGCTTTATCTTATATCTTAAAACAAGCAAATGACATTTTACTAAACGACTTAGAAAATTTTATTACTATTTTAGCTAACAAAGCAAAAGAGCATAAGTACACAATTATGATGGGAAGAACGCACGGTGTTCATGCAGAACCAACAACATTTGGCTTAAAACTTGGTCTTTGGTATGAAGAAATGAAACGTAACTTAGAACGTTTTAAACAAGCAGCTGATACAGTTCGCGTTGGTAAATTGTCTGGTGCAGTTGGTACATACGCGAACATTAATCCATTCGTAGAAAAATATGTTTGTGAAAACTTAGGGTTAGAAGCAGCTCCGATTTCAACACAAACATTGCAACGTGATCGTCATGCACATTACATGTCAACACTTGCATTAATCGCAACATCAATTGAGAAGATGGCGGTTGAAATTCGCGGTTTACAAAAGAGTGAAACACGTGAAGTGGAAGAGTCATTTGCGAAAGGACAAAAAGGTTCTTCTGCAATGCCACATAAACGAAATCCAATCGGTTCTGAAAATATGACTGGTTTAGCTCGTGTTATCCGTGGTTATATGATGACATCTTACGAGAATGTGCCATTATGGCATGAACGTGACATCTCACATTCTTCTGCAGAACGTATTATCTTACCAGATGTAACAATCGCATTAAACTACATGTTAAATCGCTTTGGTAATATCGTGAAAAACTTAACGGTATTCCCAGAAAACATGAAGCGCAATATGCAAAGAACATACGGTTTAATTTACTCTCAACGCGTAATGCTTACGCTAATCGATAAAGGTATGGTACGTGAAGAAGCTTACGATATCGTACAGCCTAAAGCGATGGAAGCTTGGGAGACACAAGTACAATTTAAAGAGCTTGTAGAAGCAGATGAGCGTATTACAAGCAAGTTAACACAAGAAGAAATCAACGAGTGCTTCAACTATGAGCATCACCTGCAACACGTTGATACAATCTTTGAACGTCTTGGATTAAACTAA
- the purC gene encoding phosphoribosylaminoimidazolesuccinocarboxamide synthase, translated as MQKLELLYEGKAKRIYRTEAADMVWVEYKDSATAFNGEKKATITGKGRLNNEITTLLFRKLQEVGIKTHFVEKLSDTEQLVKKVSIIPLEVVTRNVIAGSLSKRLGMEEGTVLAAPIVEFYYKDDDLGDPLVTEDHIRVLNVATPEQVSILREKALQINQVLIEHFASCRVRLVDFKLEFGVTEEGEIVLADEISPDTCRLWDEESNEKFDKDVFRRDLGNLTEAYEEILKRLGGASHV; from the coding sequence ATGCAAAAGCTAGAATTGCTGTATGAAGGTAAGGCAAAAAGAATTTATCGTACAGAAGCAGCAGATATGGTTTGGGTAGAGTACAAAGATAGTGCTACTGCTTTCAATGGGGAGAAAAAAGCGACGATTACAGGAAAAGGTCGTCTGAACAATGAGATTACAACTCTTTTATTCAGAAAGTTACAAGAAGTAGGAATTAAAACACATTTTGTTGAGAAGCTGTCAGATACAGAACAACTTGTGAAGAAGGTAAGTATTATTCCATTAGAAGTCGTCACAAGAAACGTAATTGCAGGAAGTCTTTCAAAACGATTAGGAATGGAAGAAGGAACTGTACTTGCAGCACCAATCGTAGAATTTTACTACAAAGATGATGATTTAGGAGATCCGCTTGTAACAGAAGATCATATTCGTGTGTTAAACGTTGCAACGCCAGAGCAAGTAAGTATATTACGAGAAAAAGCTCTACAAATCAATCAAGTATTGATTGAGCACTTCGCAAGCTGTCGTGTAAGATTAGTAGATTTTAAATTAGAGTTTGGTGTAACGGAAGAAGGCGAAATCGTATTAGCCGATGAAATTTCACCAGATACTTGCCGTTTATGGGATGAAGAGAGCAATGAGAAATTTGATAAAGATGTATTCCGCCGTGATTTAGGGAATTTAACAGAGGCATATGAAGAAATTTTAAAACGTTTAGGGGGAGCTTCACATGTATAA
- the purK gene encoding 5-(carboxyamino)imidazole ribonucleotide synthase, whose product MTRIILPGKTIGIIGGGQLGRMMALAAKEMGYKIAVLDPAKHSPCAQVADIEIVAAYDDLKAIQHLAEISDVITYEFENIDYRCLQWLEKHAYLPQGSQLLNKTQNRFTEKNAIVSVGLPVAPYRLVQKQDELLEAITELSFPCVLKTTTGGYDGKGQVVLRSEADVERARELVSQAECILEKWVPFEKEISVIVTRSVSGETKVFPVAENIHVNNILHESIVPARITEELSQKGIEYAQVLADELQLVGTLAVEMFATADGEIYINELAPRPHNSGHYTIDACETSQFGQHIRAICNLPLGETNLLKPVVMVNILGEHIEGVLKQVNRLTGCYLHLYGKEEAKPQRKMGHVNILNENIEVALEKAQGLHIWGHQEQLLEGKR is encoded by the coding sequence ATGACAAGAATCATTTTACCGGGAAAAACAATTGGAATCATTGGTGGTGGCCAGCTTGGAAGAATGATGGCGCTAGCAGCGAAAGAAATGGGTTATAAGATTGCTGTACTAGATCCGGCAAAACATTCACCATGTGCACAAGTTGCTGATATTGAAATTGTTGCAGCATATGATGATTTGAAAGCGATTCAGCATTTAGCGGAAATAAGCGATGTTATCACATATGAATTTGAAAATATTGATTATAGATGTTTACAATGGCTCGAAAAACATGCGTATTTGCCACAAGGTAGTCAGTTATTAAATAAAACGCAAAATCGTTTTACAGAAAAGAATGCAATCGTAAGTGTTGGCTTACCAGTCGCACCATATAGACTCGTGCAGAAGCAAGATGAACTTTTAGAAGCAATTACGGAACTTTCCTTTCCTTGTGTGTTAAAAACAACAACAGGGGGATATGACGGGAAAGGGCAAGTTGTTTTAAGAAGCGAAGCCGATGTTGAAAGAGCGAGGGAGCTTGTGAGTCAAGCTGAATGCATTTTAGAAAAATGGGTGCCATTTGAAAAAGAAATATCAGTTATTGTAACTCGCAGTGTCAGTGGTGAAACGAAGGTGTTTCCAGTTGCTGAAAATATTCACGTGAATAACATCTTACATGAATCTATCGTACCAGCCCGCATTACAGAAGAACTTTCACAAAAAGGAATCGAATATGCGCAGGTACTTGCGGATGAACTTCAGCTTGTGGGAACACTGGCGGTAGAGATGTTTGCTACGGCAGATGGTGAGATTTATATTAATGAATTAGCACCAAGACCTCACAATTCAGGACATTATACAATCGATGCATGTGAAACAAGTCAATTTGGGCAACATATTCGAGCAATCTGTAATTTACCTCTAGGAGAAACAAATTTGTTAAAACCAGTTGTCATGGTAAACATTTTAGGCGAACATATAGAAGGGGTCCTAAAGCAAGTGAATAGATTAACCGGGTGCTATTTACACTTGTATGGAAAAGAAGAAGCAAAGCCGCAGCGTAAAATGGGGCATGTAAATATTTTAAATGAAAATATTGAAGTTGCTTTAGAAAAAGCGCAGGGTTTGCATATTTGGGGCCATCAAGAACAACTTTTGGAGGGAAAAAGATGA
- the purL gene encoding phosphoribosylformylglycinamidine synthase II, producing MSLMLEPNPTQIKEERIYAEMGLTDEEFAMVEKILGRLPNYTETGLFSVMWSEHCSYKNSKPVLRKFPTTGERVLQGPGEGAGIVDIGDNQAVVFKMESHNHPSAIEPYQGAATGVGGIIRDVFSMGARPVALLNSLRFGELQSPRVKYLFEEVVAGIAGYGNCIGIPTVGGEVQFDPCYEGNPLVNAMCVGLINHEDIKKGQAHGAGNTVMYVGASTGRDGIHGATFASEELSESSEAKRPAVQVGDPFMEKLLIEACLELIQSDALVGIQDMGAAGLTSSSAEMASKAGMGIEMYLDDVPQRETGMTPYEMMLSESQERMLIVVKKGREQEIVDLFEKYGLAAVTMGKVTEDKMLRLFHKGEMVAEVPADALAEEAPIYHKHSKEAAYFKEFQEMKMETPKVDNNKETLLALLQQPTIASKEWVYDQYDYQVRTSTVVTPGSDAAVVRVRGTEKALAMTTDCNSRYIYLDPEMGGKIAVAEAARNIVCSGGEPLAITDCLNFGNPEKPEIFWQIEKSVDGMSEACRTLQTPVIGGNVSMYNERSGEAVYPTPTVGMVGLVHDLKHVTTQEFKQAGDLIYVIGETKAEFGGSELQKMVYGKIFGQSPSIDLEVELKRQKQLLEAIQAGLVQSAHDVAEGGLAVAISESAIGAKGLGATVKLAGEAIAALFAESQSRFVVTVKREQQEAFEKSVEAIQVGEVTNTNEVTIHNEENEVLLTANVDEMRKAWKGAIPCLLK from the coding sequence ATGTCGTTAATGCTTGAACCAAATCCAACACAAATTAAAGAAGAACGTATATATGCGGAAATGGGGCTAACAGACGAAGAGTTTGCCATGGTTGAAAAGATTTTAGGTCGTTTGCCGAACTACACAGAAACAGGTCTTTTCTCTGTTATGTGGTCAGAGCACTGTAGTTATAAAAACTCAAAACCGGTTCTTCGTAAGTTTCCAACAACAGGAGAGCGTGTACTACAAGGACCTGGAGAAGGTGCAGGAATTGTAGATATCGGTGATAACCAAGCGGTTGTATTTAAAATGGAAAGTCATAATCACCCTTCAGCAATTGAGCCATATCAAGGCGCGGCAACGGGTGTTGGTGGTATTATTCGCGATGTATTCTCTATGGGAGCACGTCCAGTAGCATTATTAAACTCACTTCGCTTCGGTGAACTACAATCACCACGCGTAAAATATTTATTTGAAGAAGTAGTTGCAGGAATTGCAGGATACGGTAACTGCATCGGTATTCCAACTGTGGGCGGAGAAGTACAGTTTGATCCGTGTTACGAAGGAAACCCACTTGTAAATGCAATGTGCGTTGGTTTAATTAATCATGAAGATATTAAAAAAGGGCAAGCGCACGGTGCTGGTAATACGGTTATGTACGTAGGTGCTTCAACAGGACGCGACGGTATTCACGGTGCAACTTTCGCATCGGAAGAACTATCTGAGAGTTCAGAAGCAAAACGCCCAGCAGTACAAGTAGGCGATCCATTTATGGAGAAACTTCTTATTGAAGCATGCCTAGAGCTGATCCAATCTGATGCTCTTGTTGGAATTCAAGATATGGGAGCTGCAGGTTTAACATCATCTTCTGCGGAAATGGCAAGTAAAGCAGGAATGGGTATCGAAATGTATTTAGACGATGTACCACAGCGTGAAACAGGTATGACGCCATATGAAATGATGTTATCTGAATCGCAAGAACGTATGTTGATTGTGGTGAAAAAAGGTAGAGAGCAAGAGATTGTAGATTTATTTGAAAAGTACGGACTTGCGGCAGTCACGATGGGAAAAGTAACTGAAGATAAAATGCTTCGCTTATTCCATAAAGGTGAAATGGTAGCAGAAGTACCTGCGGATGCATTAGCAGAAGAAGCACCAATTTATCATAAGCATTCAAAAGAAGCAGCTTACTTTAAAGAGTTCCAAGAAATGAAGATGGAAACACCGAAAGTAGATAACAATAAAGAGACATTACTAGCTCTATTACAACAACCAACGATTGCAAGTAAAGAGTGGGTATATGATCAATATGATTATCAAGTGCGCACAAGCACAGTCGTTACACCTGGATCAGATGCGGCAGTTGTACGTGTACGTGGTACAGAGAAAGCATTAGCAATGACAACAGACTGTAACTCTCGCTACATTTACTTAGATCCTGAAATGGGCGGTAAGATTGCAGTAGCAGAAGCAGCGCGTAATATCGTATGTTCTGGCGGAGAACCACTTGCAATCACAGATTGCTTAAACTTTGGTAACCCGGAAAAGCCAGAGATTTTCTGGCAAATTGAGAAGTCAGTAGATGGTATGAGTGAAGCTTGTCGTACACTACAAACTCCAGTTATCGGCGGAAACGTATCAATGTACAACGAACGTAGCGGTGAAGCTGTATATCCAACACCGACTGTTGGTATGGTAGGTCTTGTTCATGACTTAAAACATGTAACAACACAAGAATTTAAGCAAGCTGGTGACCTAATTTATGTAATTGGTGAAACGAAAGCTGAATTTGGCGGAAGTGAATTGCAAAAGATGGTATACGGTAAAATCTTTGGACAATCACCAAGCATCGATTTAGAAGTAGAATTAAAACGCCAAAAGCAATTACTAGAAGCAATTCAAGCAGGACTTGTTCAATCTGCACATGATGTTGCAGAAGGCGGATTGGCAGTTGCAATTTCTGAAAGTGCAATCGGTGCTAAAGGCTTAGGTGCTACCGTGAAATTAGCTGGGGAAGCAATAGCGGCATTATTCGCAGAATCACAATCTCGTTTTGTTGTAACAGTAAAACGTGAACAGCAAGAAGCGTTTGAGAAATCAGTAGAAGCAATTCAAGTTGGAGAAGTCACAAATACAAATGAAGTAACCATTCATAATGAAGAAAATGAAGTATTACTTACAGCAAATGTTGATGAAATGAGAAAGGCTTGGAAAGGGGCAATCCCATGCTTGCTGAAATAA
- the purM gene encoding phosphoribosylformylglycinamidine cyclo-ligase translates to MANAYKQAGVDIEAGYEAVSRMKKHVQTTMRKEVLGGLGGFGGMFDLSKFALEEPVLVSGTDGVGTKLMLAFMMDKHDTIGIDAVAMCVNDIVVQGAEPLFFLDYIACGKAEPSKIENIVKGISEGCRQAGCALIGGETAEMPGMYSTEEYDLAGFTVGIVDKKKIVTGQSIEAGHALIGLASSGIHSNGYSLVRKVLLEDGQLSLDRIQGRLELPLGEELLKPTKIYVKPILELLKKYEVYGMAHITGGGFIENIPRMLPEGIGAEIELGSWQVQPIFSLLQEVGELEEKEMFNIFNMGIGMVVAVKEEDAKDVVQLLAEQGEKAHIIGRTVKGSGVTFNGGAEL, encoded by the coding sequence ATGGCGAATGCATATAAGCAAGCAGGAGTAGATATTGAAGCTGGATATGAAGCGGTATCTCGCATGAAAAAACACGTACAAACAACAATGAGAAAAGAAGTACTAGGCGGTCTTGGCGGTTTTGGAGGTATGTTTGATCTATCAAAATTTGCATTAGAAGAACCTGTATTAGTATCTGGAACAGACGGCGTGGGTACAAAATTAATGCTCGCTTTTATGATGGATAAACATGACACAATTGGTATTGATGCAGTAGCGATGTGTGTAAATGATATTGTTGTCCAAGGGGCAGAACCGCTTTTCTTCCTTGATTACATTGCTTGCGGTAAAGCAGAACCTAGTAAAATTGAAAACATCGTCAAAGGTATATCAGAAGGTTGTCGCCAAGCTGGCTGTGCGCTAATTGGCGGAGAAACAGCTGAGATGCCAGGTATGTATTCCACTGAAGAGTATGACTTAGCTGGTTTTACTGTTGGAATTGTTGATAAAAAGAAAATTGTAACAGGTCAGTCTATTGAAGCTGGTCATGCATTAATTGGTTTAGCATCTAGTGGTATTCATAGTAACGGGTATTCTTTAGTACGAAAAGTGTTATTGGAAGACGGACAGCTATCTTTAGATCGTATACAGGGTCGCTTAGAACTACCTCTTGGTGAAGAACTATTAAAACCGACGAAAATTTATGTCAAACCTATTTTAGAACTATTGAAAAAGTATGAAGTGTATGGCATGGCACATATTACAGGTGGCGGCTTTATTGAAAATATTCCACGCATGTTGCCGGAAGGAATCGGTGCAGAAATTGAACTAGGTTCTTGGCAAGTTCAACCGATTTTTAGCTTGCTTCAAGAGGTTGGAGAATTAGAAGAAAAAGAAATGTTCAATATTTTTAACATGGGTATTGGTATGGTAGTTGCAGTAAAAGAAGAAGATGCAAAAGATGTTGTTCAACTTCTTGCAGAACAAGGAGAAAAAGCACATATTATTGGACGTACTGTGAAAGGATCAGGTGTTACTTTTAATGGAGGCGCAGAACTATGA
- the purN gene encoding phosphoribosylglycinamide formyltransferase, translating into MSRLAVFASGSGSNFQALINAVEEKRLHAEISLLVCDQPEARVIGRAHYHHVPCFAFSAKEYESKEVFENEILKKLREYEIDCVILAGYMRLIGSTLLEAYGGKIINIHPSLLPSFPGKDAVGQALEAGVKVTGVTIHYVDAGMDTGPIIAQEAVTVSETDTRESLQKKIQQVEHRLYVDTVNEIVQFIEEPTVK; encoded by the coding sequence ATGAGTAGATTGGCGGTCTTTGCCTCTGGAAGCGGCTCTAACTTCCAAGCACTAATTAATGCAGTGGAAGAAAAAAGATTACATGCTGAAATTAGTTTGCTAGTATGTGATCAACCTGAGGCACGTGTTATCGGACGAGCGCATTATCATCATGTTCCATGCTTTGCTTTTTCAGCGAAAGAATATGAATCAAAAGAAGTATTTGAAAATGAGATATTAAAAAAACTGCGAGAATACGAGATTGATTGTGTTATTTTGGCAGGATATATGCGTCTTATCGGATCAACATTATTAGAAGCCTATGGTGGGAAAATCATTAACATTCATCCATCATTATTACCGAGTTTTCCAGGGAAAGATGCTGTTGGTCAAGCATTAGAAGCGGGTGTGAAAGTAACTGGTGTGACAATTCATTATGTAGATGCAGGGATGGATACAGGACCAATTATCGCACAAGAAGCAGTAACAGTTTCTGAAACGGATACGAGAGAGAGTTTACAAAAGAAAATTCAGCAAGTTGAACATAGATTGTACGTAGATACGGTGAACGAAATCGTTCAATTTATAGAAGAGCCAACTGTTAAATAA
- the purQ gene encoding phosphoribosylformylglycinamidine synthase subunit PurQ, which yields MKFAVIVFPGSNCDVDMFHAIKDELGEEVDYVWHDAENLDEYDAILLPGGFSYGDYLRCGAISRFANAMKAVQKAAEQGKPILGVCNGFQILVESGLLPGALMRNENLKFMCRTVQLRVENNETMFTSQYEKGEVIDIPIAHGEGNYYCDEATLKELEEKNQIAFRYVDNPNGSVSDIAGIVNEKGNVLGMMPHPERAVSELLGGAEGLKVFQSILKHWRETYVVNA from the coding sequence GTGAAATTTGCCGTAATCGTTTTTCCAGGTTCGAACTGTGATGTTGATATGTTTCATGCAATTAAAGATGAGCTTGGCGAAGAAGTAGACTACGTTTGGCATGATGCAGAGAATTTAGATGAATATGATGCAATCCTATTACCAGGAGGTTTCTCTTACGGGGATTACCTTCGCTGCGGTGCCATTTCTCGATTTGCTAATGCAATGAAAGCAGTGCAAAAAGCTGCTGAGCAAGGAAAGCCGATTTTAGGTGTATGTAATGGATTCCAAATTTTAGTTGAATCAGGATTGCTACCAGGTGCATTAATGCGAAATGAAAACTTGAAGTTTATGTGCCGTACAGTTCAGTTACGTGTGGAAAATAATGAAACAATGTTTACGTCACAATATGAAAAAGGTGAAGTGATCGATATTCCAATCGCACATGGCGAAGGAAATTACTACTGCGATGAAGCAACTCTTAAAGAATTAGAAGAAAAGAACCAAATTGCATTCCGTTATGTAGACAATCCAAACGGAAGCGTTTCAGATATTGCAGGTATTGTAAATGAAAAAGGAAATGTACTTGGCATGATGCCACATCCAGAGCGTGCTGTGAGTGAATTGCTTGGCGGCGCTGAAGGGTTAAAAGTCTTTCAATCTATTTTGAAACATTGGAGGGAAACATATGTCGTTAATGCTTGA